One segment of Lachancea thermotolerans CBS 6340 chromosome E complete sequence DNA contains the following:
- a CDS encoding KLTH0E01496p (similar to uniprot|P40897 Saccharomyces cerevisiae YJL212C OPT1 Plasma membrane transporter that transports tetra- and pentapeptides and glutathione member of the OPT family) produces the protein MKNVLKSILSSDAPVTDKKLLHPADSSSGAAASSASDAGKGKGDTIVVTERDSSDHDIEKSRSVGLAALRSADYDPLGGKISAIAENDEYAGITVEDDSPYPEVRASVPSTDDPSLVQNTIRMWTIGMIMTTIGCGLNMLFSMHSPTIVLTTFVTSILAWPLGRAWDMVMPDKPVFGRFGGPSLNPGPFNVKEHALITAMGNVAFGSGNAYATDIILSMNNFYNKDFGWGFDLLAVWSTQCIGFAMAGLSRKVLVTPASMIWPANLVTCTFLTNMHINENHVANGWKISRLKFFMIVFIVGFVYYWFPGFIFQALSYFAWVTWIKPKDVIVNQVFGASTGLGLIPLTFDWNQIAGYVGSPLVPPLGVIATILLSMVIIFWIVVPAVHYSNIWYGKYLPISDSGSYDRFQNTYNVSKIVSESLTFNKDAYREYSPLYLSATFAISYGLSFAGTMATITHAICFHGKQIWGAIRNITSSEEEDVHAKLMRNYRDVPQWWFIVVFLIFFGLSIATVRAWPTEMPVFTLIIALLIAFFFLLPVGIIYALTNIAVGLNVITEFIIGYMTPGKPIAMMFFKTFGYITNNQAITFAQDMKIGHYMKVAPRVLFSAQLVATVWGGLVQMCVMKWAQGNIEDICTSKQKSHFTCPGSKVFFNASIIWGVIGPQRMFSAGQMYDKLMYFFILGAGLPVVNWLVLKKWPRSLVRYLNWPVFFSGTGLIPPATPYNYGAYCMVGIFFGYFIKKNYFNWWAKYNYSLSAGLDISLAWSSLIIFLALGLTNTDAPSWWGNNVINTIDYDGTAIQHQLTDGESFGLKKW, from the coding sequence ATGAAAAACGTACTCAAATCTATTCTGTCTTCGGACGCCCCGGTGACAGACAAGAAACTGCTCCATCCGGCggacagcagcagcggcgctgCCGCCAGCTCCGCCAGCGACGCCGGCAAGGGCAAAGGTGACACGATCGTGGTGACAGAGCGCGACTCGTCCGACCACGACATCGAAAAGAGCCGTTCCGTAGGCCTCGCCGCGTTGCGGTCCGCAGACTACGACCCGCTCGGAGGTAAGATCTCGGCGATCGCGGAGAACGACGAGTACGCGGGTATCACCGTCGAGGACGACTCGCCGTACCCCGAGGTGCGTGCCTCCGTGCCTTCCACGGACGACCCGTCGCTCGTGCAGAATACCATCAGAATGTGGACCATCGGCATGATCATGACGACGATCGGGTGCGGGCTGAACATGCTGTTCTCCATGCACTCACCCACGATTGTGCTGACGACGTTCGTGACGTCGATCTTGGCGTGGCCTCTGGGTCGCGCATGGGACATGGTGATGCCTGACAAGCCCGTTTTCGGGCGGTTCGGCGGCCCCTCGCTCAACCCGGGTCCTTTCAACGTCAAAGAGCACGCGCTCATCACGGCCATGGGTAATGTCGCGTTTGGCTCGGGAAACGCGTACGCCACGGACATCATCTTGTCGATGAACAACTTCTACAACAAAGACTTCGGATGGGGCTTTGACCTGCTAGCCGTATGGTCCACGCAGTGCATCGGGTTCGCGATGGCGGGGCTGTCGCGTAAGGTGCTAGTGACGCCCGCGTCGATGATCTGGCCCGCCAACctggtcacgtgcaccTTCCTCACCAACATGCACATCAACGAGAACCACGTGGCCAACGGCTGGAAGATCTCCCGCTTAAAGTTTTTCATGATCGTCTTCATTGTGGGCTTCGTGTACTACTGGTTCCCCGgcttcattttccaagCGCTGTCCTACTTCGCGTGGGTCACGTGGATCAAGCCCAAGGATGTCATCGTCAACCAGGTCTTCGGCGCCAGCACCGGCCTCGGTCTGATTCCGCTCACCTTCGACTGGAACCAGATCGCCGGTTACGTCGGATCGCCTCTGGTGCCTCCTCTGGGCGTCATTGCTACCATTCTGCTGTCCATGGTCATTATCTTCTGGATTGTGGTCCCCGCTGTCCACTACTCCAACATCTGGTACGGCAAGTACTTGCCCATTTCAGACTCCGGCTCGTACGACCGTTTTCAAAACACTTACAATGTGTCAAAGATCGTTTCGGAGAGCCTGACCTTCAATAAGGACGCTTACAGGGAATATTCACCGCTCTACCTGTCGGCCACCTTTGCAATTTCCTACGGCCTATCATTTGCGGGTACCATGGCCACTATCACACACGCGATCTGTTTCCACGGGAAACAGATCTGGGGAGCGATTCGCAATATTACCTCCtcagaggaagaagatgtTCATGCTAAGCTGATGCGCAACTACAGGGATGTGCCTCAGTGGTGGTTTATCGTTGtgttcttgattttttttggtCTTTCCATCGCAACTGTGAGAGCCTGGCCTACCGAGATGCCTGTTTTTACATTGATCATCGCACTTCTGAttgcctttttcttcttgctccCAGTCGGCATCATTTACGCTCTAACCAACATTGCTGTGGGGTTAAATGTCATCACCGAATTTATCATTGGATACATGACCCCTGGTAAGCCAATTGCCatgatgttcttcaagacATTTGGTTACATTACCAACAATCAGGCCATCACTTTCGCTCAGGACATGAAGATCGGCCATTACATGAAGGTTGCACCCAGAGTGTTATTCAGTGCGCAACTAGTCGCTACTGTTTGGGGTGGTTTGGTCCAGATGTGCGTCATGAAGTGGGCACAGGGCAACATTGAGGACATCTGCACGAGCAAGCAAAAATCCCACTTTACTTGCCCCGGCTCCAAGGTGTTTTTCAATGCCTCTATCATCTGGGGCGTGATTGGTCCTCAAAGAATGTTCTCTGCTGGCCAGATGTATGACAAGCTCATGTACTTTTTTATTCTGGGCGCCGGTCTCCCAGTTGTGAACTGGCtagttttgaaaaaatggCCTCGCTCCCTCGTCAGGTACCTTAACTGGCCCGTGTTCTTCTCAGGAACGGGGTTGATCCCTCCAGCTACCCCTTACAACTATGGTGCCTACTGCATGGTTGGAATTTTCTTTGGCTacttcatcaagaagaattATTTCAACTGGTGGGCTAAGTACAACTACTCACTGTCTGCCGGTCTCGACATTTCTCTAGCGTGGTCCTCGTTGATCAtctttttggcgcttggTCTCACCAACACCGATGCGCCAAGCTGGTGGGGAAACAACGTTATCAACACCATTGACTACGACGGTACCGCAATTCAGCACCAGCTTACGGATGGCGAAAGCTTCGGCCTTAAAAAGTGGTAG
- the SEC17 gene encoding alpha-soluble NSF attachment protein SEC17 (highly similar to uniprot|P32602 Saccharomyces cerevisiae YBL050W SEC17) — protein MSDPQALVQKARKKAQPSSGFFKLFGASDSYKFEEAADLFVEAANLYKLRRELEPAGELFLEAASCQIKAGNDDEAGNTYVEAFKAFKAGASPSKACDALNRAIEIFTRRGQFRRGANFKFELAEILESDLHDFPHAIDAYEAAADWYAQDQALALANKAYLKCADLKALDARYIEACDVYRKVIANSVGNKLSQWSLKDYYLKTALCYLAADDQVAARRTESEALAEDSNFAGSREHDLLAALLEACSEGDAEKLSAKVYEFDRFSKLDKWKTTILLKIKDTIATADDDLL, from the exons ATGTCCGACCCCCAGGCGCTTGTACAGAAA GCCAGAAAGAAGGCTCAACCCTCGTCCgggtttttcaagctcttcggcGCCTCCGACTCCTACAAGTTCGAGGAGGCCGCAGACCTCTTCGTCGAGGCCGCCAACCTCTACAAGCTGCGCCGCGAGCTCGAGCCCGCCGGCGAGCTCTTCCTCGAAGCCGCGTCCTGCCAGATCAAGGCCGGCAACGACGACGAGGCCGGCAACACCTACGTCGAGGCCTTCAAGGCCTTTAAGGCCGGCGCGTCGCCCTCCAAGGCCTGCGACGCGCTGAACCGCGCCATCGAGATCTTCACCCGCAGGGGCCAGTTCCGTAGGGGcgccaacttcaagttcGAGCTCGCCGAGATCCTCGAGTCTGACCTCCACGACTTCCCGCACGCCATCGACGCCTACGAGGCCGCCGCCGACTGGTACGCCCAGGACCAagcgctcgcgctcgccAACAAGGCCTACCTCAAGTGCGCGGACCTCAAGGCCCTCGACGCCCGCTATATCGAGGCCTGCGACGTCTACCGCAAGGTCATCGCCAACTCCGTTGGCAACAAGCTCAGCCAGTGGTCCCTCAAGGACTACTACCTCAAGACCGCACTCTGCTACCTCGCGGCCGACGACCAGGtcgccgcgcgccgcacCGAAAGTGAGGCCCTCGCGGAGGACTCCAACTTCGCGGGCTCGCGTGAGCACGACCTGCTAGCCGCCTTGCTGGAGGCGTGCTCCGAGGGCGACGCCGAGAAGCTCAGCGCCAAGGTTTACGAGTTCGACCGCTTTTCCAAGCTCGACAAGTGGAAGACCACCATCCTgctcaagatcaaggacACCATCGCCACCGCCGACGACGATCTGTTGTAG
- a CDS encoding ferric reductase family protein (weakly similar to uniprot|Q08905 Saccharomyces cerevisiae YOR381w FRE3 protein Ferric reductase, reduces siderophore-bound iron prior to uptake by transporters), which translates to MKFLFTAVLATVMTAVSAELGYQYDEVDYVGFSCKRALSVTAKFCKVDTATSYDCYCEEPNAIASFFSCTNENLKSSKNRKAMEDFFQFRCPNITDSEMRSVTQNLSSSLVNTSLISGFNKTKPVTYPVYANKTAYQISYDSYKTRYSQFRMGQHYGAALVGYWGIIMVCGMLSNLFCKFAPNLALSLNKKSSQLAPVRLYRKHISIPATFRSKHTTRNFVKGLIPTRLESLIIFGFVVLCVIFHAVNFHSVPNNILFTTKPLEISRHVGDRSAMLANYLMTLTFLLAGRNQIFITLTGWKQSTFMTYHKWVGRMLFCSVLVHTISMFTYSLMRDYYTYWAAEEWWKYGAVAVVAGGIIAIQSFSWFREWNYELFLYVHIATAIAFLVGAWRHIHYFHYAEWAYATAAVWCFDRFVRLVRIFMFGVKTAKVGIVSEETLVITVNKGSWWPFFPGAFGYLHIMKLNIFWQSHPFTVVKTDNNELRFFIKIKRGATKKLYNQLLKEPNHESEIKVALEGPYGDKKPVEAYDQVLLYSGGNGIPGPFAYAKELGEISKEAKSKFVKLYWVIRHWNSLDWFLDELMILQRFSNVQTIIYVTRADDGKVGEKLAHHFDQGESESSEGEKGSNVVATTISDYAETMQKALPHIEFRKGRPDIAALVEQDIDECHDQNAAIITCGHNEMCDRIRQTVAVKVGDHKTSRIDFFEELQTW; encoded by the coding sequence ATGAAGTTCCTGTTCACGGCTGTGCTGGCGACCGTTATGACAGCGGTCTCCGCTGAGCTTGGTTACCAATACGATGAGGTCGACTACGTGGGTTTCTCGTGCAAGCGTGCGCTTTCAGTGACTGCCAAGTTCTGTAAGGTCGACACAGCTACGTCGTATGACTGTTATTGTGAGGAGCCTAATGCAATTGCCTCGTTCTTTTCCTGTACGAATGAGAACctgaagagcagcaaaaaCCGTAAGGCGATGGAAGATTTCTTCCAGTTCCGTTGTCCAAACATTACCGATTCAGAGATGAGATCTGTTACTCAGAACCTCAGCTCCAGCCTGGTCAACACCTCCCTAATATCAGgattcaacaaaaccaagcCTGTCACATATCCCGTCTACGCTAACAAGACTGCTTACCAGATTTCCTACGACTCCTACAAGACGAGATACAGTCAGTTCAGGATGGGCCAACATTATGGTGCGGCACTGGTTGGATACTGGGGGATCATCATGGTTTGCGGAATGCTGTCCAATCTTTTCTGCAAGTTTGCGCCTAACCTGGCTCTCtcgctcaacaagaagtcgTCCCAGCTGGCGCCCGTGCGCTTGTACCGCAAGCACATTTCTATCCCTGCCACTTTCCGTTCTAAGCACACCACCAGAAACTTCGTGAAAGGCCTGATCCCAACTCGTTTGGAGTCGCTAATTATTTTTGGCTTCGTTGTCCTGTGTGTTATATTCCATGCTGTGAATTTCCATTCTGTTCCAAACAATATTCTGTTCACAACTAAGCCGTTAGAGATCTCGAGGCACGTCGGAGACAGAAGTGCTATGCTAGCGAACTACTTGATGACTTTAACCTTTCTGCTTGCGGGCCGCAATCAGATATTTATTACGCTCACAGGCTGGAAGCAGTCGACGTTCATGACATACCACAAGTGGGTTGGACGTATGCTTTTCTGTAGTGTTCTCGTTCACACTATTTCGATGTTCACCTACTCTCTAATGAGGGACTACTACACCTACTGGGCCGCTGAGGAATGGTGGAAGTATGGTGCCGTCGCGGTTGTCGCGGGAGGTATTATTGCCATACAATCCTTCAGCTGGTTCCGCGAGTGGAACTACGAACTTTTCTTATATGTGCACATAGCCACTGCGATTGCCTTCCTTGTGGGAGCTTGGAGACACATCCACTATTTCCATTACGCTGAGTGGGCGTACGCCACCGCTGCCGTTTGGTGTTTCGATAGATTTGTCAGACTGGTGCGTATTTTCATGTTCGGTGTCAAAACTGCCAAGGTCGGCATTGTCTCTGAAGAAACGTTGGTAATCACCGTAAACAAAGGATCCTGGTGGCCATTTTTCCCAGGGGCCTTTGGTTACCTGCACATCATGAAGTTGAACATTTTCTGGCAGTCTCACCCTTTCACTGTTGTGAAAACCGACAATAACGAAttgcgcttcttcatcaaaatcaagaggGGCGCAACCAAAAAGCTGTACAATCAGTTGCTGAAAGAGCCTAACCATGAAAGCGAGATCAAGGTTGCGTTGGAAGGCCCTTACGGTGACAAGAAGCCCGTTGAGGCTTATGACCAAGTCCTACTGTATAGTGGTGGTAACGGTATCCCCGGACCATTCGCATATGCCAAGGAGCTTGGCGAAATCTCTAAAGAAGCTAAGAGCAAGTTTGTCAAGCTTTACTGGGTTATTAGACACTGGAACTCGCTGGATTGGTTTCTGGATGAGCTCATGATCCTCCAGCGGTTCAGCAACGTCCAAACTATTATTTACGTTACGAGGGCTGATGATGGCAAGGTTGGCGAGAAACTAGCGCACCACTTTGACCAGGGCGAGTCCGAATCGTCCGAAGGCGAAAAGGGTTCGAATGTCGTTGCTACCACCATTTCCGACTACGCTGAGACCATGCAAAAGGCACTGCCTCATATTGAGTTTAGGAAAGGAAGACCCGACATCGCAGCGCTTGTTGAGCAGGACATTGATGAGTGCCACGACCAGAACGCGGCCATCATCACTTGTGGTCACAACGAGATGTGCGACAGAATCAGACAAACCGTGGCCGTCAAGGTGGGCGACCATAAAACCAGTAGAATCGATTTCTTCGAAGAACTCCAAACTTGGTGA
- the MOH1 gene encoding Moh1p (similar to uniprot|P38191 Saccharomyces cerevisiae YBL049W MOH1): MGIRYTSYIDHPKNKHTQFVTYGCCHCRTHLSSSAQVMSKDYRGTTGDAYLMNRVVNVEEGGRETRCMLTGCYVVCDIKCHMCKNLVGWKYVESERKDQRYKEGKFILELQTICKVR, from the coding sequence ATGGGCATACGGTACACCTCATACATCGATCACCCTAAAAACAAGCACACACAATTTGTAACTTATGGGTGCTGCCACTGCAGAACTCATCTGTCATCTTCGGCGCAGGTGATGTCTAAAGATTACCGTGGGACTACAGGCGACGCATATCTCATGAATCGGGTTGTGAACGTGGAAGAGGGCGGGCGAGAGACCCGCTGCATGCTGACCGGGTGCTATGTCGTTTGCGACATCAAGTGCCACATGTGCAAGAACCTGGTGGGATGGAAGTACGTGGAGAGCGAGCGCAAAGACCAGCGATACAAAGAGGGGAAGTTCATCTTGGAGCTCCAGACCATTTGCAAAGTCCGCTGA
- the YMR1 gene encoding phosphatidylinositol-3-phosphatase YMR1 (similar to uniprot|P47147 Saccharomyces cerevisiae YJR110W YMR1 Phosphatidylinositol 3-phosphate), whose amino-acid sequence MEYIKIANVDDVILHRRGISAKGTLHLTTHHMIFSSAMLAREFWFAYPTIGAAFKNRGSALISKSKDHNERQDPLYSGMDIWSFCNIKIVGKDYTVFSLDFQDERMAQDVYDSVLKLTVLQEETQLYAFIYTPNKAEKPFNSWNIYDPVREFHRQGLALDHACPWRLSDINKDYNFCKTYPHVLVVPRAISDTLLTHASRYRSQNRLPALTFYYRKTNSSITRCAQPLPGLIQQRSIQDEKLVNEIFGCSVPAGNEIPRAVKNIVVDARPATNAMAQTALGGGTENMDNYNFGGTASRMFLGIDNIHIMRDSLNNVVDNHLVDNDLNLPIDRGSLNDGKCAQWLKYIRTLLSSTETLVKSILFNQSNILIHCSDGWDRTTQVCSLVQLCLDPYFRTLEGFMVLIEKDWVSFGHRFAERSGHLSSKNTFHDNSMRISISEAATTMTQGIDLNSRLFGFSNSNNGSPQEKTEASTGELSDLSFSSQLPSSSELMHKVSRRVANRKSSNTSPIFQQFLDCVHQLQRQNPSQFEFNERFLRRLVYHLYSCQYGTFLFNSEQERVAHDAQNKTRSVWDYFRSRPAEFLNASYAPTSPSDDDWILPDLKDVKWWWQLFGRKNEEMNGTSKPSEDRPCSSEEGKKTGLKFPSLRLDIFNRGNNR is encoded by the exons ATGGAATACATAAAAATTGCCAAT GTCGACGATGTTATACTACACAGAAGAGGAATATCCGCGAAAGGAACACTGCATTTGACAACACATCATATGATCTTTAGCTCCGCGATGTTAGCGCGTGAGTTTTGGTTTGCTTACCCAACCATAGGAGCAGCATTCAAAAACCGGGGCAGCGCCCTAATATCCAAGTCCAAGGATCACAATGAGCGCCAAGACCCACTCTACAGTGGGATGGATATTTGGTCTTTTTGTAACATTAAAATTGTGGGGAAAGACTACACAGTATTCTCCCTTGACTTCCAAGACGAGCGAATGGCGCAGGACGTCTATGACTCGGTTCTGAAGCTCACTGTTTTGCAAGAGGAAACACAACTTTACGCATTTATCTACACACCCAACAAGGCAGAAAAACCGTTCAATAGCTGGAACATCTACGACCCTGTAAGAGAATTTCATCGACAGGGATTGGCACTCGACCACGCATGTCCCTGGCGACTGTCAGACATCAATAAAGACTACAACTTTTGCAAGACCTATCCGCATGTCCTGGTTGTCCCACGCGCTATTTCAGACACCCTCCTCACGCATGCCAGCCGGTACAGATCCCAAAACAGGTTGCCAGCATTGACCTTCTATTATCGCAAAACTAACTCTTCTATCACAAGATGCGCCCAGCCCCTTCCCGGATTAATTCAGCAGCGCTCTATTCAGGATGAGAAACTCGTCAACGAGATCTTTGGGTGCTCCGTACCAGCAGGTAATGAAATCCCTAGGGCTGTGAAAAATATTGTTGTGGACGCAAGGCCCGCTACTAATGCTATGGCACAGACCGCCTTAGGTGGTGGTACTGAGAATATGGACAACTATAACTTCGGTGGAACCGCCAGCAGGATGTTCCTAGGCATAGACAACATTCACATAATGAGAGATTCTCTCAACAACGTTGTCGATAATCATCTGGTAGATAATGATCTGAACCTACCCATAGATAGAGGTTCTCTGAACGACGGCAAGTGCGCGCAATGGCTCAAGTATATCCGGACATTATTATCATCTACTGAGACTCTGGTTAAATCAATACTTTTCAACCAATCGAATATTCTGATTCACTGCTCAGATGGCTGGGATAGGACCACACAAGTGTGCTCGCTGGTTCAGCTGTGCTTGGATCCTTATTTTAGAACTCTAGAAGGGTTTATGGTTTTAATAGAGAAAGACTGGGTGTCGTTTGGCCATCGATTCGCTGAGCGGAGCGGTCAtttgagctcaaagaaTACTTTCCATGATAACTCAATGAGAATCAGTATATCCGAGGCAGCAACTACGATGACCCAGGGGATAGACCTGAACTCGCGCCTTTTTGGGTTCTCTAACTCGAATAATGGAAGTCCTCAGGAAAAAACAGAAGCTTCCACGGGCGAACTCTCAGatttgagtttttcttcgcaACTTCCGTCATCATCTGAACTGATGCACAAAGTTTCTAGAAGAGTGGCCAACAGAAAGTCATCTAACACTTCTCCAATCTTCCAACAATTCCTCGATTGCGTCCACCAACTACAAAGGCAGAATCCCAGTCAGTTTGAGTTCAATGAGCGTTTCTTAAGACGGCTGGTCTACCACCTGTACTCTTGTCAGTATGGAACTTTCTTGTTCAATTCAGAACAAGAGCGTGTCGCACACGATGCTCAAAATAAAACAAGAAGCGTTTGGGATTATTTCAGGTCCCGGCCAGCTGAGTTTCTAAATGCATCGTATGCACCAACTAGTCCTTCGGACGACGACTGGATATTACCGGACCTGAAAGACGTGAAGTGGTGGTGGCAGCTTTTCGGAAGGAAAAACGAGGAGATGAACGGCACCAGCAAACCTTCTGAGGACAGACCGTGCTCTTCAGAAGAGGGCAAGAAGACCGGCTTAAAATTTCCCTCACTCAGGCTAGACATCTTTAATAGAGGCAATAACAGGTAG